The genomic segment TCGGCGGCGCCATCCTGCTCGCCGGCACCTGGCACTGGATCTTCTGGTTCATGTTCCTGGTCGCGGTCATCGCCATCGCGTGGTCCGCGCTCAGGTTGCCGGAGACCCATCCCGCCGAGAAGCAGGAGCCCCTTTCGATGACATGGCTCGCGCGGGCGGCGAAGACCACCATCACCACCCGCCAGACGGTCGGCTACACGCTCGCCATCGCGCTGGTTTTCGGCTGCCTGCTCGGCTATATCAATTCCGCCCAGCAGATCTTCGCCGACATTTACGGCGTCCACGATTCCTTCCCCATCTTCTTCGGGGCCATCGCCGCCGTGCTGGCGGTCGCCTCCTTCCTCAACAGCCGCCTGGTGGAGAGCATGGGCATGCGCCGGCTGTCGCACGCCGCCCTCGTCTGCTTCGCGGCGACCGGCATCGTGCACACGCTGCTGGCGCTGTTCTGGCCCCCGTCCGTCTATGTCTTCAGCGCCATCCTGGCGGTCAACCTGCTCGCCTTCGGCTTCATCATGCCGAACTTCAACGCCATGGCGATGGAGCCGCTCGGCCGCATCGGAGGCATGGCGTCCTCCTTCGTGGGCTGCATACAGACGACGGGCGGCGCCGTGCTCGGCTACATGGTCGGCCAGGCCTATAACGGCACCATCATGCCCCTGACGCTCGGCTATGCCGTGTTCGGCAGCATCGCCCTCTTCGTCGTCCTCGTCACCGAGCGCGGCCGCCTGATGCAGCCCGTCAACGAGGTGAG from the Kaustia mangrovi genome contains:
- a CDS encoding multidrug effflux MFS transporter gives rise to the protein MLKPVSRADARSLISMPEFVTIIALLMALTALSIDIMLPALPAIGAEFSLTDDNAAQAVVTAYMLGFALGQIVYGPLSDSWGRKPLLMAGLVIYGIASFALVFSDSFAFLLAARFVQGFGSAAPRVIAIAAVRDLFGGREMARVMSFVMMVFIIVPVLAPTVGGAILLAGTWHWIFWFMFLVAVIAIAWSALRLPETHPAEKQEPLSMTWLARAAKTTITTRQTVGYTLAIALVFGCLLGYINSAQQIFADIYGVHDSFPIFFGAIAAVLAVASFLNSRLVESMGMRRLSHAALVCFAATGIVHTLLALFWPPSVYVFSAILAVNLLAFGFIMPNFNAMAMEPLGRIGGMASSFVGCIQTTGGAVLGYMVGQAYNGTIMPLTLGYAVFGSIALFVVLVTERGRLMQPVNEVSPG